CACTCATGATATTGATTTCGAGTCCTGTACGGACATAATAAGACGCTAAATTTATTTCTACTGCAACAGAAAAACGAGACTTAAAGTTATTCCATTAGAGGAAGCCTATTAAAGTAAATGGGTTGAGCCAATTTAATCAATTATCCAAATAAGTTTGAATATAAAAAGAGATTTTTATCAAGTTGATTAAATAATTTTATTTGTATCAATTAATACAAATAAAGAGTGATTATGACTACAAATTATTTCAGCCCCTTGTCTTACTATATTAAAAATATAATTTCCTTCTATCTGTTGATTCTATTTTGCTCAAGATATTGATCTGTATAGATTATTTATAATCACATCTTAAATCAGGTTTAACCTATGTATACATTAGGATTGAACCTTTTCTTTTGTGCTTTCTCTCCTCAGGATAGCAATGGTTTTGTGTTCAGAATTTAAATGGGCATTGAAAATAATAATCTTGATTAAACAGCCAGTAAATACAATTTTCTCGTTGTAAGTGCTATGAAAATAACACGTATACTGAATAAAATTGATCGACGTTTTCATCCTTCTCATATCTATGCACTTCAGCCAGATCATGATTTGCTGAGAGAGAATAGAACCTATAGAGAAGCGAAAGATATTGTTCTTTTGTCTTATCCCAGATCTGGCAATACATGGCTGAGACGATTGCTAGCTAACTCGATTTTGGAAGCTCAACAATACCCATCTTCCATTCAATCTGATATTCCTTTTGAAACAGTGGTCCCGTCGATTTATACGCAAAGTATCAAACCACCCTGTTTGCACCGTTATGATGAGGTCTGCCACCGCATTGTTAAAAGCCATGAGCATAGAGATGCACGAAAACATAAGACGGTCTATTTATTTCGGAACCCTGTGGATACATTGGTCTCCTGGCATCACTTCGTTTCCAATTCTCCGAGCCTCTTACAGCAATTTCCTTGGGTGGTAGATCTTTCTATTGATGAGTTTTGCCTGAATGCCGTAGACGGCTGGGCCAAGCATATTCAACAGACGCGTCACTATAAGGACATCTTGTTGGTGGAATACGAACACTTATTTCAGTACCCCCATCAGATGCTGGCCAATATTTTGGATTTTTGTCGTATTCCCCGGAGCAATATTGATCTAGATCAGATTATTGACAACCAATCGATTCGCAAACTCAAGTCCGTGACCCATTCCCAAGAGCTGAGAAAAGGCGGAGTGGGACATGGCGAAGTTGAATTGCGACCCAGTACCGTCACTGAGCTACGGCAGTATCAGCAAATGCTCAATGTTACCTGGAAACCCCAAGTGGAACGTAGTCTGATGACTACAATGTAGATTCAGCATTAGGCTGAACTCATCTGTCATAGATGGCGAGGTGAGTCCAAGCTCGTGACCAGCTCGTTCTTGTTCCGGTTTGGAAAAGAATAGTATTTGCCTGGGCAACGCGATGATTCTGGGTGGGATTGGGCTGTGTCCCAAACTACTGTTCTTATGGAGGATCTTCGTTAGGTGCAGAACTAGGAGAGGTAGGGGTTGGTAGTGGCACAGGTATCACGACGGGAGATTGTATCGGTGAGGGTTCTGGGCTAGGGCTGAGAGTCGGTTCTTCTGGCTGGGTAGGGTCTGGGCTGGGGCTCGGCTCTAATGTGGGTTCAGGGGGTTCCGTGGGGGTTGGGGTCGGAGTGGGTGTAGGGCGCTCTAAGTCAGTGATTTTGCGCTTAGCAGCGAAGTAAATGGGATCTGCTCGCCTATCCCAATAAGGATTTTGGGGCAACTTAAACGCCAAGTCTCGGGCAACGTGCCATCGTTTGGCATCAAAGGCCGTTTTGGCGCGATTGAATAGGTCTTGTTGTTGTTGCCATGCCGTTTGCCAGGTCTGGATTTGGGTTTGGGCTGCTTCGGCGCTGTCGCTGTTGCTGGGAATCTGGGTTGCGATCGCAATGGCTGCATCTAAATCTCCAGACTGTCGGGCTTCTTGTTGGGCCTGCTCTAAGAGCGCTGCACCATTATCAACATTGGCAACTTCGGGTTGAAGAAACGGGAATAGCTCGTCCGTCACCCCCCAGTAGGTAAGGCCGACCATGCCTAGACCCATGACCAAGGCCATCGCGCCAAAGCCGAACACCCAGGGGGCACAGCCAGATGATTTTGCGACAGGTGGGGATGGGCGCTGTGGTGGACGGGCAGGCGTCGGTGAAGCAACCACTTGGGTGGGCTCTAGGGCCGATGTTGCTGACTCTAGGGGAGGCGTGAAGGGCTTAGGCGAGAACTGTACGGCTGTTTGATCAGGGGTCTGATGGAGGGCTTGTAACGCATCAGCAGCGGTTTGATAGCGCAACTTAAAATACGGGCGCACCATTTGAGTGAGGACCTGGGCTAATGCATCACTCACCGCCGCCTGATCTCGCCAAATCAGTTCACCATCGACATCTTCTTGAAATTGGGAGGGGGGCCTGCCAGTCAGGGCTTGAATACCAATAATCCCTAGAGAATACAGGTCGCTGTTGGCACGGGGTTTTCCTTGACTTTGCTCACTGGCCATATATCCGGGAGTGCCCACAACCACGGTGATATTGGTTTGTGGATTGGTGACTAAGCCTTGGTTACGGACCTGCTTGACAGACCCAAAATCGACCAAGACCAGCTTCTGATCGGCTCGACGACGGATAATATTTTCGGGTTTGATATCGCGATGAATCACCCCTTGGCTATGGATAAAGTCCAAGACTTCTAAAACTTCGGACAGCAAGGATTTGACTTGGGATTCGGGCCACTTTTCCCCTAGAACCAGCTCATCTGTGAGCGGGGCTCCCTCAATCAGTTCTTGGACTAGGAAAAAGTCTTGATCTTGCTCAAAAAAGGCGAGCAGTCGGGGAACTTGATGGTGATGGCCCAACTGTTCTAAGGTTTCAGCTTCACTGCGAAATAGGCGGCGAGCCACTTCTAAAAACTCTGGGTCGCTGCTGGCAGGCTGTAGCAATTTAACGACACAGGAGGGATTGCCGGGGCGTCTTGTATCCTCAGCAATATAGGTTTGCCCAAAGCCCCCTACCCCCAGAGACTGTATGATGCGATAGCGCCCATCTAACGTTTGCCCAATCATGTTTTTAGTGAAACTTTAGCCATCCATGCCCAGCATAACGGGGAGGAAAGATATGGGGATGAAATATCTCCGCTAAAAGTTCCATAGAATCCACGAGTCGAGGGCCGGGGCGATTGAAATATTGATTGCCATCCGTAAGATATACTTGCTGGTTTTGTACGGCCTGTAGCTGCTGCCATTGGGGCTGTTGGGCCAGCTCTTGAGTCGCCTGGGCTGTTTGCTGCAGATTAAAGCCACAGGGCATGCAGATAATCATATCTGGATTGGCCGCAAGCAGTTGTTCCCAAGTTAGCCAGCTCGAATGTTGACCAATTGTTCCTAGACAGGGATCGCCTCCGGCCAGATTCACCAGTTCGGGGACCCAGTTTCCTGCAATCATCAGTGGGTCGGTCCATTCAATACAGGCAATGGTGGGGCGATGCTCAATGTTTTGGCGCTGCTGACAGGCTTTAATGCGTGCCTGGAGCTGCTGAAGGATCGATTGGCTGTCGCATCCTAGGGCAGTAGCAACTCGTTCCATATCCTGCCAAACATGGGCTAACAGACTGGGCTGTAGGGAAATCACCTGGGTGGTTTGGTCTGTAATCTGTATGAGGGCCTGCTCAACCTCCGCTAGACTCACTGCGCAGACGTCGCATTGAGCTTGGGTGACAATATGGGTTGGCTTAAGCTGTTGGAGCTGCTCTAAATCTAAACGATAAATGCCGAGGGCCGACTGCAACAGCTCCATGACTTGATTATGGATATCCCGGCTGGGCTGTTCGGCATTGAGATTGGCGACCGTGCAAACCGGGAGAGTTTGCACCTGTTCTGGATAGTCACATTCATGGGAGCGGCCCACTAAATGGCTACCGCATCCCAAAGCCGCTACGATTTCTGTCCCACTCGGGATTAGAGAAACAATCCGCAGGTCTGACCGTGACATTCAGGTGTGCTTACTCAATCGTGATCGACTGAGGTCCGCCACTATTAGACTGAGGAGGGTTATCGGTAGGGTCAGAATCATTGTGAGGTCCCCTCTTTTGATCCAACCAACTTTTGACGGGATCGTCATTGAGATCTAGGCGGAAAAGACCTGAAGCAAACCCTCCCATAAAGGCAACGGGTTTACTCACAAATTCTTGAAACAGGGGCGTTAATTCGTCCAAAAACATCTCTGTGTCTCATTCGGGTTACTACTGTAATGGTAACGCGACTCCCTGGATCAATTGCTGCTAATTTGTCGTCCTTAAGTTAAGCGGCCTGCTGCTGTTGGGCGCGATAAACCTGGGAGTAGGTATTTATTAAAGGCATTCCGTAGGCAGACACCACATGAAAAGCCTGATTGTGGGTATGGAGTTGGGACTGCACATAGGGACTTTGAGCAATCAGAGCACAGGCTCGTTCAGGAGGCTCACCTTGAATTAACGCTTCTGCCAATACGCCCCGATCTAGAGTTGCTCCCATGTCTGGATATAAAGAGACGATGGAATAATACTCGTCATAGGTTGACCCTAGACAAAGACACCCGAGATCATGATGGGCTGCATGGGCGAGTTCAACGTAGCGATTCCGTATGGTTGAGCAGGATGGTGTCTGGGTATCGAGCACGGAAGCCTCCTCGAAAGTGCAGGTTGTCATTGGGGCTGATGGATTTGAAGCAAAATTAGGGAAGGATAGTTATCCCCAGTGAAGAATAACTATCCCTGAGTGCAAGTGAGACTATCTCTGAGTGCAAGTGAGGTTTAATCACTTAAGATAGCCATGGGTCTAATGTCGCAGTTCCTACCGAGGCTTGGCATCGTAAAACTACTGAATTCTATGGCGCAAAAATTGCGCTCAAAACGACGTCCAGCTTCAGGAATTAGAGGCCTTCCGTAATCTCCGTATATATACGGTTGTTTGGATCAAATTTTGTCTTAAGAGTAAGAACTACTGTTCATCTAGCACATCCATTTGAGGAGGGGCGTGATGGGTCGTGTTCTCTAGTCCCAAACGTCGCTCTCGTAGTTTCAACAAGATTTCAGCATGGACTTCCCGAGAAATGGGATAGAAATAAGCGAGTAGCAGACCAACCAATAGAATTAAGGTGGGGAGCGGTCCAATGGCAATTCGAATCGCCAGTAAGGCCGAATCCGGCTGGATTGGCAGGGCTTCACCGGGGGTAGGTGAGATAAACCCAGAGCTTTCCAAGGCCAGGCCGACTAAAAAGAGGCCCAAAGCAAGTCCTAACTTTTGCAGGAAAACCATAAAGGCATAGAAAATGCCTTCCCGGCGTTTGCCTGTTTTGAGCTCATCTAGCTCAATCACATCTGGCAGCATGGACCATGGAATCAAATAGGCGGTGGCGACCCCAACGCCAGCCATCATACTCAGGACATATAGGCCGACAATTTGACCGGGCTGGAGGAAGAATAGGCCACTTTGGGCAATAATCCAGAGGGACATGCCCATGAAATAGACCATGCGTTTGCCGATTCTCTCGCTAATACTGCTCCAGACAAACAACATAATGATGGCGACGACCTGAACCAGCAGAGCAACCTGAAAATAAGCATCCTGCTTCATCCAGCTGGTGACGTAATAGGGAATGATGGCAGCCGTTAGCTGAAAGGCTAGCCAAGAACAGAGATAAATGCCAATCACGAATAAAAACGGACGATTGGACAAGGCAATTTTCACTTGTTCCAGCATGGGAATCTGTTCTGCAGTTTCTGAGGTATAGCGTTCTTCTGTGCCCCAAACACACCAATAGAGGGGTAAGACGGATAGAACTGCACAGCCAAGGCCAATGGCAAAATATTGCTGACTGGGATTCTCAAACCAGTTAGCGCTAAGAGAAGCAATCGCTAGAGCCAGAATACTTCCACTAATGGAGAAGGCAAATCGAAAACTATTCAGACTGGTTCGCTCGTTATAGTCTTGGGTTAATTCGGGAGTCAGGGCTGTATAGGGTAAATTGACGGCTGTGAATGCGATGTTAAAAAACACAGCAATCATGGTGTAGTAGGCAAATAAGGCCCATTGGTTGATCTCAGCATTGGCTGAAAAATGAGGAACAACCCACTGCAAGACAAAAAATAAACCAAAAGGGATAGATCCCCACAGCATCCAGGAATGACGGCGTCCCCATCGGGATTTCGTCCGATCGCTTAAGACACCAATGATGGGATCATTGATGGCATCGCTAATTTTGCCAACCAAGAGAACGATTCCTGCTAGTCCTGGCCTGAGACCCGCAACATTGGTGAGAAAAAAGAGTAGCGAAAAAACCAGGAGGGTCGCGGTAATTCCGGGTCCCATATCTCCAGCACCATAGGCTAACTTGGTCTTGAAACTTAATTTTCCAGAATCGGGAGATATGGGGTCATTCATGGTGTTACAAGATCATCTATGACCTCCAATTGTGCCCTACTCTTTGTCAATTGCCATAACTTCTCATCAAAATCTCATGCGAACGGCTCTGGAGAGTGGCCTGCTTTGAGCTGCTGGATGGCTTAAAACTCGGTCTCATCTCCCAGTTCTTCGATCAGAAGTTCCATTTGGCCTTGTCGATCTGCCAAGAAGGCTTCACATTGACGCAGATAAGTAATCGCGGCTGCAAAGCGCTCAAAAACATCGGCTAAATCTAACTGCCCCGTCTCAATTTCCGTAATGATGGTTTCGACTTCGCGAATCGTCTCTTCATACCGCCAGTCTTGAGGAAGTTCAACTCCGTTTGGAGCCGCCGATGTATCGTTGTTACCTTTCATGATCCGCTTCCTGGGGTGAAGACTGCAATGCCGTGACGCGAGCAGTAAAGTGGCCTTCTGCTAACTCTACCTTGAGTTCTTGATCGACTTGTAGCTGTTGTGTACTACGGACAATTTGCTGGTCGGTGGTTTGGACGAGGGCATATCCTCGTTTAAGCACTTGGGTGGGGTCTAGAGAAGTGAGCTGTTGCTGTAAAAGCTGTTGATGCTGCTGAGCCTGTCCTAATCGATGTTTAATGGCGTGGAGAAGGTGGTTTTGCAGCCGCGATCGCAACACCTGTTCCCGTTCAAACTGACGATCTATCTGCAGCCGCCGTAGGCGCGTTTTTTGATACAGCAAATGCTCATGGGCAACATCGAGCTGGCGCGTGAGAATAATGTAGAGTCGGGCAATACAATTGCGATAGTCTGTTTGCCAGTCTGTTAGACGGGGAATGCACTCAGCGGCGGCTGTCGGTGTATGGGCACATACATCGGCCACCAGATCAGCTAGGGTCTCATCTCGCTGATGCCCAATGCCAGAAATGACTGGAATGGGGCACTCTGCAATGGCCCGCACCACCCGCTCATCATTGAAACAAGCTAAGTCTTCGGTTGCGCCTCCGCCTCGGGCCACAATCAAGACCTCGGCTCTACCGTCTTTAATCACCCGTTCAATGGCTAGCACGATTGCTTCTGGCGCTTGTTTACCCTGTACTTTGGTTGGGGAGAATAGCACTTTTAACCCGGGATGCTGGGCCTTCAGCGTGCGTTTAATATCACCCCAAGCCGCAGCTTGATGGGAGGTGACCACCCCAACCGTTTGGGGATAGGTTGGGAGGGCTTGTTTTTGGAGAGGGTCGAATAGGCCCTCGCGGGTTAAGCGGTCTCGGAGCTGCTGGTAGCGCAGGGAGCGTAATCCTTCCCCGGCGGGAAATAATTGCCAGGCCATCAGCTGATATTGGCCCCGTTGGGGGTACACCCGAATACGGCCTAACGCCAGAATCTGCTCACCCACCTCTGGTTCGATGACGAGCTGGTCACAGTAGCTATTCCAAATCACACAGTGAATAGAGGCAGCTTCCTGCTGATCTTGGAGGGTAAAGAAGAAGCCACTGCGATGCCGGGCTGCACTGGAGACCTCGCCTTCGACCCAAACTTGGACTAAATATGAATCATCTTCCAGTAGCGCCTGAATATAATCCGTTAACCCTTTAACGGACAACACTT
The genomic region above belongs to Acaryochloris sp. CCMEE 5410 and contains:
- a CDS encoding sulfotransferase domain-containing protein encodes the protein MKITRILNKIDRRFHPSHIYALQPDHDLLRENRTYREAKDIVLLSYPRSGNTWLRRLLANSILEAQQYPSSIQSDIPFETVVPSIYTQSIKPPCLHRYDEVCHRIVKSHEHRDARKHKTVYLFRNPVDTLVSWHHFVSNSPSLLQQFPWVVDLSIDEFCLNAVDGWAKHIQQTRHYKDILLVEYEHLFQYPHQMLANILDFCRIPRSNIDLDQIIDNQSIRKLKSVTHSQELRKGGVGHGEVELRPSTVTELRQYQQMLNVTWKPQVERSLMTTM
- a CDS encoding serine/threonine protein kinase → MIGQTLDGRYRIIQSLGVGGFGQTYIAEDTRRPGNPSCVVKLLQPASSDPEFLEVARRLFRSEAETLEQLGHHHQVPRLLAFFEQDQDFFLVQELIEGAPLTDELVLGEKWPESQVKSLLSEVLEVLDFIHSQGVIHRDIKPENIIRRRADQKLVLVDFGSVKQVRNQGLVTNPQTNITVVVGTPGYMASEQSQGKPRANSDLYSLGIIGIQALTGRPPSQFQEDVDGELIWRDQAAVSDALAQVLTQMVRPYFKLRYQTAADALQALHQTPDQTAVQFSPKPFTPPLESATSALEPTQVVASPTPARPPQRPSPPVAKSSGCAPWVFGFGAMALVMGLGMVGLTYWGVTDELFPFLQPEVANVDNGAALLEQAQQEARQSGDLDAAIAIATQIPSNSDSAEAAQTQIQTWQTAWQQQQDLFNRAKTAFDAKRWHVARDLAFKLPQNPYWDRRADPIYFAAKRKITDLERPTPTPTPTPTEPPEPTLEPSPSPDPTQPEEPTLSPSPEPSPIQSPVVIPVPLPTPTSPSSAPNEDPP
- a CDS encoding cobalamin-binding protein, whose product is MSRSDLRIVSLIPSGTEIVAALGCGSHLVGRSHECDYPEQVQTLPVCTVANLNAEQPSRDIHNQVMELLQSALGIYRLDLEQLQQLKPTHIVTQAQCDVCAVSLAEVEQALIQITDQTTQVISLQPSLLAHVWQDMERVATALGCDSQSILQQLQARIKACQQRQNIEHRPTIACIEWTDPLMIAGNWVPELVNLAGGDPCLGTIGQHSSWLTWEQLLAANPDMIICMPCGFNLQQTAQATQELAQQPQWQQLQAVQNQQVYLTDGNQYFNRPGPRLVDSMELLAEIFHPHIFPPRYAGHGWLKFH
- a CDS encoding MFS transporter; this translates as MNDPISPDSGKLSFKTKLAYGAGDMGPGITATLLVFSLLFFLTNVAGLRPGLAGIVLLVGKISDAINDPIIGVLSDRTKSRWGRRHSWMLWGSIPFGLFFVLQWVVPHFSANAEINQWALFAYYTMIAVFFNIAFTAVNLPYTALTPELTQDYNERTSLNSFRFAFSISGSILALAIASLSANWFENPSQQYFAIGLGCAVLSVLPLYWCVWGTEERYTSETAEQIPMLEQVKIALSNRPFLFVIGIYLCSWLAFQLTAAIIPYYVTSWMKQDAYFQVALLVQVVAIIMLFVWSSISERIGKRMVYFMGMSLWIIAQSGLFFLQPGQIVGLYVLSMMAGVGVATAYLIPWSMLPDVIELDELKTGKRREGIFYAFMVFLQKLGLALGLFLVGLALESSGFISPTPGEALPIQPDSALLAIRIAIGPLPTLILLVGLLLAYFYPISREVHAEILLKLRERRLGLENTTHHAPPQMDVLDEQ
- the xseB gene encoding exodeoxyribonuclease VII small subunit — its product is MKGNNDTSAAPNGVELPQDWRYEETIREVETIITEIETGQLDLADVFERFAAAITYLRQCEAFLADRQGQMELLIEELGDETEF
- the xseA gene encoding exodeoxyribonuclease VII large subunit, producing the protein MTSYQPNLLVPPEVLSVKGLTDYIQALLEDDSYLVQVWVEGEVSSAARHRSGFFFTLQDQQEAASIHCVIWNSYCDQLVIEPEVGEQILALGRIRVYPQRGQYQLMAWQLFPAGEGLRSLRYQQLRDRLTREGLFDPLQKQALPTYPQTVGVVTSHQAAAWGDIKRTLKAQHPGLKVLFSPTKVQGKQAPEAIVLAIERVIKDGRAEVLIVARGGGATEDLACFNDERVVRAIAECPIPVISGIGHQRDETLADLVADVCAHTPTAAAECIPRLTDWQTDYRNCIARLYIILTRQLDVAHEHLLYQKTRLRRLQIDRQFEREQVLRSRLQNHLLHAIKHRLGQAQQHQQLLQQQLTSLDPTQVLKRGYALVQTTDQQIVRSTQQLQVDQELKVELAEGHFTARVTALQSSPQEADHER